The segment TCCTGACCGCCCCCGGGCCCACCGAGAACGTTGGACACGGTATCAGTATTTGCCGTGAACGTGAGGTCACGCATGTAATCCCCGATCCTGACGCTGCCCTGGTCTGCAATACTTGCTGCAGTCAGGGTTTCAACCGGGGATGCACCGTTGAAGGAGCTATTGCGGATAAAGGAACCAGTTACGACTACTTCCTCTACTGTGCGGTCCTGTTGTGCGATCGATACGTTTGCCTGGGATAGGGCCACAACGATACCGGTGAAGAGTAATTTCCTGCGAACACCTGATTTCTCTCTCGGATTCAGCATTTGTGCAACGCCTCCTATTGTTATTTATTATTGTTTTGCAAGCCGATAGTACTATTTTTTGAACAACCGTCGATACCTTTTATGTTAAGGAACCTCTGGGAATACCACTTGATAGTTACTACGATGCTCTGTGGAAGTCTGTCGGGCCACGTGGGGGTGGCCCCTCGAACACGGACGCCCGCATGCCGGCACTCAAAAGGCGGGGAGCAGGATTTGTACTGCAATTTCTCACAAAGTCTTCCGGGAATGTCTCAGAGGCAGGCTATGCAAGGGTAGCGGCCGCATGTAAGAATCACCCGTTTCCGGGCTGCTGGCTCGGAAGAATTACTGGAATCCGGCGCGCAGGGCCGCCGCGAGGATCTTCATGGAATACCTTTCAGAGTACACCCGTTTTTTCACTGCGTTGCTGGTGATCCTCGACCCGTTTGCGGTCATCCCGATCCTGCTGGCCCTGACTCAGCGATACACTGCGAAAGAACGCAACAATGCCGTTAGTGTTGCCGCATTGACGGTCTTTATTGTGCTGGCACTTTCCGCTGCATTCGGCGAAAACATGCTGACAGTGCTTGGTGCCAGCCTGCCCTCTTTCCGTGTAGGTGGCGGCATCATCCTGTTGCTGATGGGGCTGGCCATGTTGCGTGCGGAACCAGGGCAGATGCGTACTACCGCCGGCGAACAGGAAGCCGCCCAGAGTTCCGAAAGTATTGCCATTGTGCCTATTGCCATCCCTCTACTGGCCGGACCAGGGTCTATAAGCACCGTAATTATCCAGATGCAGCGGCCGGGTGCCGACAATCATCTGATATGGGTCATAGGGGTGACTTTTCTGGTCTGTCTGATTGTCTGGCTGGTTCTTCGCCTCGCTGGACCGATCGGTAAAGTTCTGGGGCCAATCGGCATAAATGTCATGAATCGCCTGTTTGGTCTGATTCTCACGGCTCTCGCCATCGAGATTATGGCCAATGGCCTGCGGGGATTATTCCCGGCACTGGCCGGCTGAGCCCTGGTTCAGCAGCACTCAGCAATTCACTTATTAATTATTAGCCTTCCGAAACTGCGACACTTTGCGGGTTCAGACCTGCTAGAAACCGACAACAACATGGTGACAGATCAGATAATAATCTATTTCGTCGTCTGCGCTTTTACAGCGTTGAGCCTGGGTCTGCTGATGTCACTGGTGAAATTGCCGGTCTTCACAGGCTACATTCTTGCCGGTGCACTGCTGGGGCCTCATGGGATGGGCTTTCTGGCTGACGAGGAGTTGATGAATCGGCTTGGCTCTGTCGGAGTCGTGCTGCTGTTGTTTTTTGTCGGAGTGGAAATTTCACCTGGCCAGATTATTGCGAAATGGCGCGTCGCGCTGTTGGGCACCCTGCTTCAGGTATTGTTATCGGTCGGGATCGTCAGTGTGCTCGGTATGTTCTTCGACTGGCCACTGGCGCGTATTATTCTTATCGGCTTCGTCATCAGCCTGAGCTGCACTGCGGTAGTGGTCGAATACCTCAAAGGGAAGGGTGAGATGACCACTCTGATTGGTCAGAATCTGCTCGCCATTCTGGTTATGCAGGATCTGTTCGTGGTTCCCATGCTGATAACCCTGGGTCTGCTGGGTGGCGAAGGGGTAGAGGTTTCCACCCTGTGGCGGCAGCTTTTCGGTTGCGTCCTTATCGCGGCAGTATTGGTCTGGGTCATTCGTAAAGACCGGATATCCGTTCCGTTCATGGACCGGTTAAGCAATCAGCCCGACCTGCAGATTTTTGCGGCCCTGTTGTTGTGTTTTGCGCTGGCCTTCATCACCGGCGTTCTGCATCTTTCCACCGCGCTTGGCTCGTTCTTTGCCGGCATGCTGGTTGGAAGAATGGATGAGTCTCACTGGATCAACACCAAGCTGGAAGCCATCAAGATTATTTTTGTTGCCCTGTTTTTCGCCTCGGTGGGTGCCCTGATGGATGCGCGGTTCATGCTGGAATACTGGCTGCAGATTATCTTACTGGTGGCGCTCATACTCGTTGCCAACACGCTGATTAATGCGGCGTTGCTGAACTTGCTGGGGCTTGGCAGGTGGGATTCCCTCTATGGTGGTGCGCTGATGGCGCATGTCGGTGAATTCAGTTTCGTTCTGGCGGCCATCGGCTTGAACGTGATGATAGTGACGGAAATATCCTATCAGCTCACCATCTCGGCCATCGCCATCACGCTGTTTGTAGGGCCGATCTGGGTCAGTCTGATCAGGCGCCTGCTTGGCGAGCGGCCTGTGGACCTCCCGAAAGAGCAGGGTTGATCAAGGAGCCGCTGATCAGCTACCGCAATTGCTCCGGTCTTCAGACGAATTCGCTGGCATAGCGCATTGCCGCCGACATGCGCAGGCCTGTCAAGGCAGTGCAACTTAGCCAGCGGGTCTGTCTGAAGGCCCCGCCGGGCGGGATTCCATCGAGGGCATTAACGGCCGGACAGCTGCCTGGGTGGCGACAGTCTCAGCCTGACGAGGAAGCCCGCCGCAGCCGGTCATTGATGGCCCGGCCCAACCCCTCGTCAGGTACCCACTCGGCAACTACCACTTCCACCGGCAGGCTGTTGAAAGCCCGTAACATGGCAAAGAAGTTGCTTGCCGCCTCCTGCAGGTTTCCTGAGGGTGACAGGATCCGCTGATACTGTGCAGGTATCGCGGGATGGGGGCGGCGAAACGCCAGTACGCCAACCTGTTCCTCGGGCAGGGTTTTCAGCAATTCATCGACGTCACCAACCAGCACCTTCCTGCCGGGATTGTAGTGACTGCTCAGCATGCCGGGTGCCTTGGGGTTGCTGCTGCTGGTACGCACTGCCACTTTCTGCTGCAGGTGGTCTTCGATGAATTCCAGGGGCAGGCCGCCAAGGCGCAGTATTTCCGGCTGCCTGCCACTGAAGTCGATAATGGTGCTTTCCAGGCCAACCCGGCAGGGCCCGCCATCAAGAATGTAGGGAATGCTTCTACCCAGCTGGTCCTCAACGTCCGCGGCCCGGGTCGGGCTGACAAAGCCGAAAGGATTGGCGCTGGGTGCTGCCAGCGGGAAGTCCAGCATCTTCAGCAAAGCCAGGGTCAGTGCGTGGTCTGGCACGCGCAGCGCGACGCTGGCCTGCCCGCTGGTCACCAGGTCTGGAATGATCGATTTTTTACGCAGAACAAAGGTAACCGGGCCGGGGCAGACCTCGCGAGCCAGCCTGAGAGCGGCGGGCGGCACCGCTTCGGCGTATAGAGAGAACGCCTCGCTATCGGCAACATGCACGATCAGTGGATCGAAGGCCGGACGGTTCTTTACGGCAAAGATCTGCACCACGGCGTTCCGGTCCAGCGCATTGGCGGCCAGGCCGTAAACGGTTTCCGTGGGTATCGCCACCAGTTCCCCGGCGCGCAACAGTTTCGCTGCCCGTAGGATGTCCTGCCCCAGTTCCGCCACGCCTGCCACCAGCCTCGTCTCTGATCCTGATTCTACCGTTGCCGGTATTTACCCAATCATTGCATAAATTCTTGGCCCAGGACCGCTTCGCTGCTTCCATAGCAGCATTTCCAGCGCCGTACTCAATTTTTCTGGCTATCACGTAGAGTGACTACGCTCAATCCATAAAAACCTCCGTGCGACGCTGGAAATACTGCTCTGAAAGCTCCTGACCTCAACAATTTATGCAATGATTGGGTTCCTGCAGCGTGAAAGGTAGCCCCTTGACCGCGGCTTGTCCACAGACCTGGCAGCCCGCCGGAGTCCGGCCCTCAGTCCAGCGCTGCCGCTGGCTGTTTTCCGGTGCCTTTCTGCGCTATAGTCCGAGCGAATACCAGCCGCCGGGGAATTCAGCCCGGCGAAAAATAAAGAGCTATTTCATCTGGTTGGCGCGTCCCGGTGGGCGCGGGCGAACAAGCGCAGGACGTTGATGATCGGGCGTTCGACGGTCCGGACAGGAGCATAAAGAAACCTATGGCTGCCAAGCAAACTTCAAATCGCTGTGTAATTAAACTGCTGCCCGAGCAATTCGAGGGTACTGGAAGCCGGCCGTTGTTGCTGCTCTCGGGCCTGTTCGTGCTGTTGAGCCTGTCCTTTGGGACAAGGGCCCAGAGCAGCGATCTGGGGCGTATAGCCTCCTGGCTGGCCCTGGACGCACCAACCGGCCACGAACACCATGCTGCCGAAGCCCTGCAGGCGAATTTTCCGGGCTGGGAGACTGACCGCTTTGGCAATCTGGTAAAAACGATCGGCACCGGCATGCCACATCGGGTGGTGGCCTGTGCCCTCGACTCCTATGCCTATGCGGTCAGCCAGATCACAGAGCAGGGTTATCTGCGTTTACATCGCATCGGGTCCGGGTCACGTCACCCACTCTGGGATCAGGCCCATGAGGGGCAGCAGCTGCGTATTCTGACGCGCAGTGGCCCACTGGTGGGGGTGACCGCCGTGGCCAATGGTCACTTCGCCGCGCAACACCGCAGCGAGACCGCACTGGTCTCCGCCGACGACCTGTGGTTGGACGTGGGAGCCTCCTCGGCGGGAGAAGTGGCGGAGATGGGTATCGCGCTGCTCGACCCGGCAATCAGACATCTTCCTGCCTGGTATTACGCCGATGAGGTGGCAGGCCCCCGGGCCGGTGCCCGCGTGGGATGTGGCGCGGTTTTTTCCGCTGCCGAGGCCGGCATCAACGAACAGGGGCGCACCAGTTATGTGTTAAGCACCCAGCAGGTGTTTGGCTGGACCGGGTTGGGTGCGGCACTGCGACAGCTTGCTCCGGTAGATGCGCTGGTGATGGTGGGGCCGGGGCAGTCGGAAGCGGGGCTGGAGCGCCTGGAGAGTGTCGGCAGCCGTTTCGATGCCGTGCTGGACCGTGTCGGCGTGGAGACCGTGGTGAGGCTGACTCCGGCAGTCCACAACCCGGACGCTCTGATGGAGCGCGTAAGCCTGTCTTCGGCGCAGCAGTTATTGAGCAGCCTGGTCAGAACAATCAACCCCTTTGCTCCGGTGCCAGGCTGGCAGGCGGCCCCCGCGCCGGAGCGGCCGGTGAACGATGAGCCGTCCCGCTGGGGAAGCCGCTACGCACCCACGGCCCTATTGGAAACCGCCGGGTTGCTGGACCGGCTGGCCGAATTGTCGGCCGTGCCCGGACACGAAGGTCCGGTTCGTCACCTGGTTTACAACGAGCTGCCGGATTGGGCCCGGGAGCGGGCTCAGATCGACGACATGGGTAACCTCTGGGTAGACATGGGGCCTGCCGATGGCGAGGCCACGGTGTTTGTCGCGCACATGGACGAGGTGGGCTGGGAGGTGGCTGGCATAGAGGCCGATGGTACCGTGAACCTGACCCGCCTGGGCGGAGCGGTTGCCACCGCCTGGGAAGGGCAGCCGGCCTTGCTGCAGCTGGATGCATTCAGCGATGGCGCCTCCGAACCGGCGCCGGCGCAGTTACGGGGCGTCTTCCTGAACCGGCAGGAGCCGCTCGCTAAGCAGCCCGAACAGGTACAGGCCTGGTTCGGCAGGGATGCTGACCAGTTGGCGGCCGCCGGTGTAAAGGTCGGTATGGGATTGACCGGATACAAGCAGGGCTATCGCATGGGACTTTATCGCTTTGGCTCCAGATCCATGGATGATCGCGTCGGCACCGCCGCCCTGGTGCTGGCCATCAAGGGTCTGGATCCAGCCGCGCTGGACCACCGGGTGATCTTTGCCTGGTCGGTGCGCGAGGAGGGCGGATTGCGCGGAGCCGGGCAGCTGGCCCGGAAATTTGGTATGCAGACCCGGCGTGTGTACAGCATCGACACCTTCGTCACCTCGGACACACCGTTGGAGTCACCGCACTTTGCCTATGCCCCGCTGGGTAACGGCCCCGTACTGCGCTCAGTTGAAAACAGCGGTCTGGCGACACCCGATGAGCTGGATAGAAACCGTAGCGTTGCCGAAAAGGCCGGTATCGAAGTACAGATAGGACTGACCCAGGGCAGCACCGATGGCACCGCGTTTACCTTTTTCGGGGCCCCCAATGCCGGTCTGTCCTGGCCCGGGCGCTACAGCCACTCACCGGCGGAAATAGCGGACCTGCGGGACATAGTGGACCTGGTGCGATTGATCGAGGCGTTTGCCAAGGCTGCGCCCTGAGGAGGAACCCTGAACGTAGACAGCCGAAAGCTGCGGCTGAACGCCCGTTGACGGCAATCCTGAATGCGGCGTTGTAGAGTTGCTCCTCTGGCGCCCCTGGGGAAGCTTCACAGCACCAGAGCCCAATTAGCCGTTGAAGGGGGCAGACCCACCATAAAGAAAGAGAGAATTAACAACAGTAGTAGCAACAGGAAGAATAAAACGGAAGGCGACGACCTTCGGCGAAGAGGAAACCCTATCATGCTGAGAAAAACCACCCTGATGCTGGCACTGGCTGCGCTGATTACAAGCCTGCCGGTGCTGGCCCAGTACCCGCAGAGTCTGCTCAATCAGAAAAGCACCTTTAACCGGCTTGGGGCGACGGCCCTGGGCGAACCCTTTGTCGGGGTGACGACCTCGGCAGGCCTGCAGACCGGATTGTTTCCCATCCGCAGTACCGGCGTGTCGACGGCGCCGATCGTGCAGGCCGCTGAGCAGTTTCTGGCGACCCTGGATGACGTGCAACTGAGCCGCAGCCACTTCGCCTATGACGACCCCGAGTGGCGCAACTGGTCCAATGTGGACGTCGGCATTTTTGCCCGTCACGGTCTCAGCCTGGAGGAGATGAGTGCTAGTCAGAAACAGGCGGCCTGGAA is part of the Gammaproteobacteria bacterium genome and harbors:
- a CDS encoding MarC family protein, translating into MEYLSEYTRFFTALLVILDPFAVIPILLALTQRYTAKERNNAVSVAALTVFIVLALSAAFGENMLTVLGASLPSFRVGGGIILLLMGLAMLRAEPGQMRTTAGEQEAAQSSESIAIVPIAIPLLAGPGSISTVIIQMQRPGADNHLIWVIGVTFLVCLIVWLVLRLAGPIGKVLGPIGINVMNRLFGLILTALAIEIMANGLRGLFPALAG
- a CDS encoding cation:proton antiporter; amino-acid sequence: MVTDQIIIYFVVCAFTALSLGLLMSLVKLPVFTGYILAGALLGPHGMGFLADEELMNRLGSVGVVLLLFFVGVEISPGQIIAKWRVALLGTLLQVLLSVGIVSVLGMFFDWPLARIILIGFVISLSCTAVVVEYLKGKGEMTTLIGQNLLAILVMQDLFVVPMLITLGLLGGEGVEVSTLWRQLFGCVLIAAVLVWVIRKDRISVPFMDRLSNQPDLQIFAALLLCFALAFITGVLHLSTALGSFFAGMLVGRMDESHWINTKLEAIKIIFVALFFASVGALMDARFMLEYWLQIILLVALILVANTLINAALLNLLGLGRWDSLYGGALMAHVGEFSFVLAAIGLNVMIVTEISYQLTISAIAITLFVGPIWVSLIRRLLGERPVDLPKEQG
- a CDS encoding L-threonylcarbamoyladenylate synthase; its protein translation is MAELGQDILRAAKLLRAGELVAIPTETVYGLAANALDRNAVVQIFAVKNRPAFDPLIVHVADSEAFSLYAEAVPPAALRLAREVCPGPVTFVLRKKSIIPDLVTSGQASVALRVPDHALTLALLKMLDFPLAAPSANPFGFVSPTRAADVEDQLGRSIPYILDGGPCRVGLESTIIDFSGRQPEILRLGGLPLEFIEDHLQQKVAVRTSSSNPKAPGMLSSHYNPGRKVLVGDVDELLKTLPEEQVGVLAFRRPHPAIPAQYQRILSPSGNLQEAASNFFAMLRAFNSLPVEVVVAEWVPDEGLGRAINDRLRRASSSG